The Deltaproteobacteria bacterium region GCCGTTCTCCGACATCCACGACGCGTGCAGCACCGTGAGCATCGCGGCCTCGTGCAGCGCCTCGAGCCGGTGGAAGCGATCCGCCGCCGCGCTCTTGCCGTGAAGGCCCGCGCCGTACGCGAGGTCGGCGCCCGCGGCTTCGAGCTGCTCGCGCGTGAAGTCGAGCGCTGCGCGCGCGATGCCGAGGCCGAAGGCCGCCGTCGCGGGTCGCGTCATGTTGAAGGTCTTCATCACGTCGCGGAAGCCGCCGCTCTCGCCCTTCGGAATCTCCTCACGACCGCCTAACAAGTGGTCGCGCGGGATGCGGCAGTCCTTGAACACGTAGGCCGCGGTGTCGTCGGCGCGGATGCCGAGCTTCTTCTCCTTGTGCGCCACGATGAAGCCCGGCGCCGTCTTCGGCACGAGGAACGACTTGATGCCCGCGCGGCCCGCCTTGCGGTCGAGCGTGGCCCACACCACGGCGCCTTCCGCGCGGCAGCCCGTCGTCACGAAGATCTTCTCGCCGTTCAGCACCCACTCGTTCGTCTTCTCGTCGAGCACGGCGCTGGTCTGCACGAGCGAAGGGTCCGAGCCGCAGCCGGGCTCGGTGATCGCCATCGCGAGCAGCATCCCGCCCCAGCGCTGCTTCTGCTCCGCGGTTCCGCTCGCCGAGAGCGCGGCGTTGCCGAGGCCGCCGCCACCGCCGCGGCGCATGCGCACGGAGTAGTCGCCCCAGGTTTGCGCGGCCGCAATCAGCAAGCCGAGCGAGACGGGACCCGTGTCGCCGGGGCCCTGCTTCCCCATCAGCGAGAACACGCCGGGGAAGTCGTTCGCCTCGGGCAGCGCGTCGGGCGGAAACTCTTGCTCGTTCTCGTCGTAGTGCCGCGCGTACTTGCGCGCGACGAGCGATTCCGAGCGCACGTAGTCGAGCACGCGTTGGTCGCGTTCGCTGAGCGTGAAGTCGATCATGTCCGTTCTCCGATCCCGCGGGCGCCGCAGCGCTCCGCTCGCAGTTGTTACGGGCTAGAGCGCGGCCACCGTGTCGAGCACCGACAGCGTGCGCGCGTGCCGGTACCACATCTCGACGGGGTGCTCGCGGATGAAGCCGTGGCCGCCGAGCACCTGTACGCCCTCGTCGGCGATCTTCACCGCCTTCTCCGCGTCGTAGGCGAACGCCTGCGCCGCCTCGCGCGTCGCGTCGACGCCGCGCTCGAGCGCGCTCGCCGCCTTCCAGCCGAGGAAACGCATCGCGTCCGTCTCGATGCGCATGTCGGCGAGCGTGAACGCGATCGCCTGCTTCTGCGCGATCGCCTCGCCGAAGGCGTGGCGGTCCTTCGCGTACGGGATCGCGTACTCCATCACCGCGCGCGAGAGGCCGGTGAGCAGCGCCGCGCTCGCCGCGCGCCCGCTCGCGAGCAGGCGGCGCGCGTCGCAGCCGCGCTCGCCACCGAGGCGAGAAGCGGCGGGGAGCTCGACCTTGTCGAGCGTGAGCGACACCGCCGGCAGCGCCTTCATCCCGAGCAGCTTCTCGCGCTCGCCGATCGCGACGCCTGCCGCCGTGCGCGGCACGATGAACGCCTCGAGCGCGGTGAAGCCGGACTTCGCTGCGCTGGTGTTGCGCGCGACGACGAGCAACTCCTCCGCGCGGTCTCCCATCACGACGAAGCGCTTCTTGCCCGAGAGCACGAACTTGTCGCCCTTCTGCTCGGCGACCGTCGCGAGCGCGAGCGGGTCGAACACCGGCGACGGCTCGATCCACGCGACCGCGCCCGCGGCGAACTTCGGTCCGCAGAAGCGCGGCAGCAGACGCTGCTTCTGGTCTGCGGTGCCGTGATCGGCGATCGCGAAGGCGAACGCGCTCGGCGCCGCAGCAGCCACCGCGAGCGCGGCGTCGCCGTGCGCGAGCTCTTCGAGGATCAGCGCGTTGGTGATCGGCGCGCGCGCCTCGCCGCCGCCCCCGACTGCGCTCGGCAGCTGCGTCGCGGTGAGCCCGAGCTCCCACACCTGATCGAGGAAGCCCGCGGGCAGCTCGCTCGCTTCGTCCGCAGCGCGCGCCGCCGGGCGCAGCACCTGCGCGGCGAAATCTCTCAACGTGTTTCGGACGAGCTCCTGCTCTTCCGTCGGTCCGAACGAGATCATGTGTCGCTCCTTCAGCTCGAGGCGGTGGGCCTCGCGATCTGGTGAAAGAAATGGTCGAGCGCATCGCGGCCGCCCTGCTTCACGAGCAGCCCCCGCTTGCGGGCGTCGCGCGGATCGAGAAAGCCGAGCGCGACCGCGCACCACACGCGCGCGTCGGCCGTGTACTGCACGTCCGCGCTTGGCGCGAAGCCCTGCGTCACGCGGCAGGCGCCGTCTTCGATCGCGACGGTCCACACGCCGCCGCCATCGCCGGTGAGGCGCACCTCGAACACGAGCGTCACGCCGGCCGCGCGTTCTTCCCGCAGCAAGAACGGCAGGGCCTCCATGATCGACTGCGCCGACATCTCGTTGAAGCGTTCGAGATCGAGCTCGAGGTCGCTCGTCGCGTGCAGCACGTACCAGCGCGAGAGCGCGGAGATCACCGGCGCGAGGTCGTGCGCGCTGTCGGTCGCGGAGTAGACGTCGCGCTCGCCGTCTTCGCGCGCGACGAGGCCGTCTTCCTGCAGCTGACGCAGCCGTGCGGAGAGCACGCGCGGCGCGATGCCGGTGCGGCGACGCAGCTCCTGAAAGCCGCACGGCGCGAGCAAGAGGTGGCGCACGATCACGAGCGTCCACTTGTCGCCGAGCCACTCGAGCGCGCGCCGACGGGATCGAAGATCGCCGCGGGGCGCGGAATCGCGGAGGCGGCCGGCCGGCGCTGCGAGCGGGTTGCTCGCGCGCTGCGCGACGGCCTGCGGGCTCCGTCGGATTCTCTACGAGATATCCGCTTTGCTATCGGAAGAGTATCTACTGGATATCGATGACCTTGCCAACCCCGCCTCGAGACGACGTCGCCACGAACCACGGATCAGCTGCAACGCACAGCGTCGCCAGTTGCATCCGCACCCCCGAGACACTCGCCGATTCGTTCCCCGCCCCTCCCAGGCGACTCGCCGGCAGGTTCCCAAGCCCCGCCTTCGCACCTACGTTGCGAAGGCCGGGGGTGGACAGGAGATCGCCGGCGGGCAAACACCGTCCGCGGGAGGAAAGTCCGGGCTCCACAGAGCAGGAAGGTCGTTAACGGCGACCCGGGGCGACCCGAGGGAAAGTGCCGCAGAAACACACCGCCGATGGCCGACGATCCCGCGCGCGCGGTGAGCGAGCGCGGGGGAGGCACAGGCAAGGGTGAAATCGTGAGGTAAGAGCTCACGCGTCGCCGGGTGACCGGCGGCGGGGCAAACCCCTTCCGGAGCAAGCTCGAATAGGGGCGCTGCGCGGAGTGGCTCGCTCCCGCGTCCGAGAGGGCGCCAGTGTCCGGGTGAGGGCGCTCGAGCGGCGCAGCAATGCGCCGCCTAGAGAAATGGTCTCCACCCGCCGAGGGCAACCGAGGCGGGAACAGAACCCGGCTTACCGTCCACCCCCGGCAAACGCTGCGCGCGAAGCGCGCCAGCGTTTGCCGGGAGGGCTTGCAGCTGGCGGCGCTGTCGCACCGCAGCCTCGCGGCTCGGCGCGCTATCGCGCGAGCTCGCGCAGCTCCTTCGCGAAAGCCTCTACGGCGCGCAGATCTGCGGAGGGAGCACGCTGCGCTTCGAGCTCGCGCGCGAGACGCGCTCGCTCGGCCTCGATCGGTGCGGCCGGCTCTCGCGCCATCAGTCGCGCTCGCAGCACCCGTAGCTGGCGCTGTGTGGCATCGGCTGCGCCGGCGTAAGCGCGAACGCGCTCGAGGAACTGCGCACCGAGCGCGGCCGCGATCGCGTCGGTACCGAGGGCATCGCGGCGCGTGTAGTCGTAGATGGTGCGCTGCACGGAGGTATCGAAGGCGCGCGTGCCGAGGCCGTCGTGGGCGCGAGGAAGATCTGCGAGGTCGGCAGCACGACGCGCGCTTCGCCGCCGCGCTCGCGCGCAACCTTCCACACTGCGACCGTGTGGTTCGACATCGGCCAGAGCAGGCCGACCGAGCGCACGCCGAGTCGGCGCAGCAAGAACGCCGCGAGCGCGCTGCTCTCGTCGCACTCCGCGGTCGCGGTCGCGAGCGACGACGGCTGCGCACGCTTCCACGCGCTCCAGATCGCATCCGAGCGCGGCTCGCGATCGGTCACGTCCCACGCGATGCGCCACCAACCGGCCTCGCGCACCGCCTCGAACACGAGCTTCACGCGCAGGTACTGCTGGAGTGTCGCGGCGTCGGCGCGAAAGGAGTGCGTGCGGGCGAGCTGCTCGAAGTCGGCTCGCACCCACGCCGACGGCGCGGCAGCCACTTCGCGTTCGAGCGCCGCAACCAACTCGTCGACGCTCATCGCCGCGGCGCTCGCCGACAGCGCGACGAACACCGTCGCGGCGAGCAGCCGCACGCACGGCCTGCGCGCTGCGCGCCACGGGTCTCGCCGCGGCGCGCAGCGCGCGCTGGTCAGAACTTCTGCCCGAACTTGATGCCGACCGTGCGCGGCGTGTTGGTCGTGATGTACTCCTGCGTGCACGTCTTGAAGTCGCACTGCGTCGAGCGGTTGTAGTCAACGCTCTTGTCGGCCACGTTCTCGAGATAGATCTCGGCGTGCCAATTCTCGTCTTCGATGCCGAGCGAAAGGTCGAACAGCTCGTAGTCGCGGTTGCGGCCGCCGAGAACGGTCTGCTCCGCGGGGATCAGCGCCGAGCGCGTTGATCCCTGGAAAACGCCGGACGCCTGTGCGTATGCGCCGAAGCGACCGAGGTCGAAGTTGTACCGCGCGGTCAGGTTGAGCTTGTAGTCCGGCACGATCGGAAGCGTCGTGCCTCGCGCCGCGAAGTCGACGCCCGAGCAATTGGTGGGCAATGGCGCGACTGCCGTGATGTCCTTGCAGAAGTGCTGGGTGAGCTCTGCGTCGAGAATCGTGACGCCGCCAGAGAGCAACAGCGCGTCGTTCACCGCCCAGTCGAAGTCCGCCTCGACTCCCCAGATCCTCGCGCCGCCCGCGTTCGTGAGAATCGTGAGTCCGTTTGGGCCGAGATATGAGAACTGGAAGTCCTTCCACTTCTGCCAGAAGAACGCGGCATTCACACGCACGCGGTTGTCGAACCACGACGTCTTCACACCACCCTCGTAGTTGGTGAGGAAGTCCGGCTTGTAGGGTGGGAACTGTCCGTTGCGGTTCACGCCGCCGGGCCGGAAACCCTTCGACCACGTCGCGTAGACGATTTTGTCGTCGTCGATCCGGTAGGTGAGATTGACCTTCGGCGTGTAGTCGTTCTTCTTGACCACCTGGTCGAGATTCGTGCACGGCGCGGTGCCGATGCTCTTGAACGGCACCCAGCTCGAAGTGTCGAAGCGCGGGTCGCCGTTCTGGAAGCTGCACAGCGTTTCGCCGCTCCGCCCGCTGCCGCTGTAATCGTCCGCGAAGCCGAAGTACCCCTTCAGCGAGTTCTGATAGCGGAACAGACGAATGCCACCGGTGAAGATCAGCCGGTCGGGCACCACGTCGAAGCTGCCTTCGCCGAACAGCGCGTAGTCCCGGTCGACACGCTTCTGCTCGGTGAGCCAGATAGTGTCATCCCAGCCCGTGACCTCGTAGTCGGTCAAGTCGAGATCATCGACCACGTAGCGCTGCTCGATGCGGTGCTGCTGGCGCTGGAAGAAGAAGCCGCCGATGAAGCGCAGGCGGTTGTCCTGCGGCGTCGCGATGCGGATTTCGTGGCTGTGGCGGCGGTAGCGGTCCTTGCCCTTGGTGTACTGGGTTGGATCGATCAGGAACGTTCCGCTCGAGTCGTAGAGGTAGTAGCCGACCAGATCGTAAAAGTACGAGTAATCCGAGTAGTCCACGTTGGTGTCGTCGTTGCGTAGCAGGAACGCGCCCGCGTACGTGACATCGAGATTGGCGATCGACCCCTCGACCGTCATCGCCGCCTGCATCCAACCGTCGCGGCCGTTTTCCGGCCGGAAGCGGACAGTCTCTCGCTTGCCGACGCTCGGGGCGTAGTTGAAGCCGCCGTTGCCCTTGGTCAGCTGGCCGATGATGGTGGGCGTCACCGTCCAGCTGTCGTTGAGGTCGACGCGCAGCGCGACGCGGCCGCCATACGTGTCGACGTCGTTGTAGTCCTTCTCGACGAACGAGTCGTTGTCGATCGTGTATCCGGCCGTCGGATAGGTGCGCGTTCCGAACACGTTGTCGATGTAGCCGCCTTCGTGCTTCGCCCAGCCGACGAGCCGGATCGCCGCCTTCTCGCCGATCGGCACGTTCACCATGCCCTCGGCCACGTAGCCCGGCTCGTCGCCGGTCAGGTTGCCCTCGATCCCGTACGAGGCCGCGAACTCACCCGGATCAGGTTTGTTCGTGATGATGCGAATCGTGCCCGACTGCGAGCTCGCGCCGTAGAGCGTGCCCTGCGGTCCCGCGAGCGCCTCGACGCGCTCGATGTCGTAAACGTGAACGTCTAGGGCGCCCTGGATCGTGGTGATCGGCTGTTCATCGAGGTATTGGCCGACGGTCGGCTGCGAGCCCGAGTGATTCCCGTTGTCGCCGCTCGACACGCCGCGGAAGAAGACGCGCGAGAAGCCCGGCCCGCTCGTCGTGAAAGACAGGCTGGGCAGCAGCTTCGCGTAGTCGTCGAAGTCGTCGACGCGCATGTCCTCGAGTTCCTGCGTGCCGAGCGCCGTGATCGAGATCGGCACGTCCTGCACGTTCTCGCTGCGCTTCTGCGAGGTCACGATGATCTCTTCGAGGTAGCCCTCGCCGGCAGCCGGCTCGGTCGCGGCGGGCGCCGCCGCTTCTTCTTGCGCCTTCGACGGCGCCGCGAACGCCATCGCGGCGGCGAAGGACCCGAACGCCGCGAGGTTGCGCTTCCGCTTGGCAAGCTCGCGCTGGAGTTTTCGCATTCGTGCTCGCGTCATCGGTTTCTCCATTCGTTGAGTCGAGTCGTCAGCCGCACACCGAAGCCGTCGTACGGCGTCGCGGGGTAAGCGGAGAGCACGGGGCCGAGCGTGCGCTCGAGCGGCCCCAAGTACTCGGCGAAGTTCCGCCACTGATCCTTGCCTTCGCTGTAGATCGGGCGGCGCACTTGCTCGGAGCTGGCGGTGCGCACGGCGCGCTCCGTCTCGTGGAAGCGCAGGCAGCGCGCGTCGAATGGAAGCGCGCACGCATCGAGCAGCCTGCGCACCTCAGGCTCGAACTCGTCCACCATCCGCTCATAGATGACGCGATGAACGCGCCCCGGCAAGACCTGATCGACGTGCGCCATCCACTCCACGTAGTCGCGGTAGTAGCGGCCGATGTCTTCGAGGCTGTACGTGAAGTGCTGGCCGCGCGCGAAGTGCTGCTTGAATCCGCTGAAGCAGCACGCGAGCGGATGCCTGCGCGCGTCGACGATCTTCGCGTTCGGCAGGATCAGCTGGATGAAGCCCACGTGCGCCCAGTTGTTGGGCATCTTGTCGATGAAGAAGGGCCGGTCGGTCTTGCGCTGAACGCGCGTCTGGCGCAGGTAACGCTCGCCCAGCTCGCGCAGCGCATCGGGCTCTAGATCCTCGAGAATCTCCGGATACTTCGACGTGCCCGCGTGCGAGCGCTTGCCGCCGAGCTCGCGCGCCATCTGGATGATGTCCGGTAGCTCCTGCGTGCCCTCGACGAGCGGATGGCTCGCGAGGATCTGCTCGAGCAGCGTCGAGCCCGCGCGCGGCAGACCCACGATGAAGATCGGATCCGGCGCGGGGCAGCCCACGCCCGCGAGCTCGTCGAAGAGCTCGAGCGTGAAGAACTGCTTCGAGCGCTTGACCAGCGCGGTCGTCTCGCGCGCGTCGTAGCGGATCAGCGTGCGGCGCAGCGCATTGCCTCTCTCGTAGTGCTCGAAGGCCAGCTCGAACTGCCGCGCATCCTCGTACGCCTTGCCCAGCGCGAAATCCAGGTGGAGCCGGTCTTCGATGCCGAGCTCCGCGCGCGCCGCTTCGCGCTCCATCGCGGCGACGTCTTCCGCACCGAATCGCACCGTCTTCAGGTTCGCGAGGCTGAACCACACCTCGCCGAGATCCGGCGCGATCGAGACGGCGCGCCGGTAGGCGGCGATCGCGTCCTGCTGGCGGCCCGCGGTCTTGAGCGCATGGCCGTAGCTCATCCACATCTTCGGGTGGCCGTCGTACTCGGCGAGCACGCCCGCGTAGAGATCGGCCGCCGCGTCCGCTTCGCCGAGCCGCGCGAGAATGCCGGCCTTGAGGTTGCGGTACGCGGGATTGCGCCGGTCGCTCCGCAACAAGTGCTCGACCTGCGCGAGCGCCTCGGCGGGCTTGCCCGCGCGATTCAGCACGAACGCGAGGTTCATGCGCGCCTGCGTGAAGCTCGGCGCGAGCTCGAGACAGCGCGTGAGCAGCTTCTCGGCGTCGCCGTAGCGCGAGAGCCGCGACGCCACCTCGGCGAACATGCGGATCGCGGGCATGTCGGTGGGGCGGCGCTTCAGGTGCTCGCGCAGCAGCATCTCGGCGACGGGGAGCTTGTTCTCGACGAGCGCCGCCGCGGCTTCGAGCAGGCGCGGATCGCGCGTCGCGGCCTGCACGTGCTTCATGTACGCGGCGTCGGCGCCCGCATCGTCGCCGAGCGCGCTTCGGTGATCACCGAGCGCGCGCCACGCGTCCGTGATGCGCGGGTCGAGCGCCACCGCGCACTCAAGCGCGCGCACCGCGGCCTCGCCCTGCCCGGCCATCCCGAGCGCGAGGCCGTGCTCGTAGTGTGCGGCGGCGAGGCGCGGCTCCCGATCCGTCAGCGGACCCAACACTTCGAGCGCGCCCTTCGCGTCGCCGAGGCCGCGACGCGCGCAGGCGAGGATCAGCTCCGCCTGCGGCTGCTGCGGAACCACGCG contains the following coding sequences:
- a CDS encoding TonB-dependent receptor, which encodes MRKLQRELAKRKRNLAAFGSFAAAMAFAAPSKAQEEAAAPAATEPAAGEGYLEEIIVTSQKRSENVQDVPISITALGTQELEDMRVDDFDDYAKLLPSLSFTTSGPGFSRVFFRGVSSGDNGNHSGSQPTVGQYLDEQPITTIQGALDVHVYDIERVEALAGPQGTLYGASSQSGTIRIITNKPDPGEFAASYGIEGNLTGDEPGYVAEGMVNVPIGEKAAIRLVGWAKHEGGYIDNVFGTRTYPTAGYTIDNDSFVEKDYNDVDTYGGRVALRVDLNDSWTVTPTIIGQLTKGNGGFNYAPSVGKRETVRFRPENGRDGWMQAAMTVEGSIANLDVTYAGAFLLRNDDTNVDYSDYSYFYDLVGYYLYDSSGTFLIDPTQYTKGKDRYRRHSHEIRIATPQDNRLRFIGGFFFQRQQHRIEQRYVVDDLDLTDYEVTGWDDTIWLTEQKRVDRDYALFGEGSFDVVPDRLIFTGGIRLFRYQNSLKGYFGFADDYSGSGRSGETLCSFQNGDPRFDTSSWVPFKSIGTAPCTNLDQVVKKNDYTPKVNLTYRIDDDKIVYATWSKGFRPGGVNRNGQFPPYKPDFLTNYEGGVKTSWFDNRVRVNAAFFWQKWKDFQFSYLGPNGLTILTNAGGARIWGVEADFDWAVNDALLLSGGVTILDAELTQHFCKDITAVAPLPTNCSGVDFAARGTTLPIVPDYKLNLTARYNFDLGRFGAYAQASGVFQGSTRSALIPAEQTVLGGRNRDYELFDLSLGIEDENWHAEIYLENVADKSVDYNRSTQCDFKTCTQEYITTNTPRTVGIKFGQKF
- a CDS encoding acyl-CoA dehydrogenase, with translation MIDFTLSERDQRVLDYVRSESLVARKYARHYDENEQEFPPDALPEANDFPGVFSLMGKQGPGDTGPVSLGLLIAAAQTWGDYSVRMRRGGGGGLGNAALSASGTAEQKQRWGGMLLAMAITEPGCGSDPSLVQTSAVLDEKTNEWVLNGEKIFVTTGCRAEGAVVWATLDRKAGRAGIKSFLVPKTAPGFIVAHKEKKLGIRADDTAAYVFKDCRIPRDHLLGGREEIPKGESGGFRDVMKTFNMTRPATAAFGLGIARAALDFTREQLEAAGADLAYGAGLHGKSAAADRFHRLEALHEAAMLTVLHASWMSENG
- a CDS encoding transcriptional regulator, producing the protein MIVRHLLLAPCGFQELRRRTGIAPRVLSARLRQLQEDGLVAREDGERDVYSATDSAHDLAPVISALSRWYVLHATSDLELDLERFNEMSAQSIMEALPFLLREERAAGVTLVFEVRLTGDGGGVWTVAIEDGACRVTQGFAPSADVQYTADARVWCAVALGFLDPRDARKRGLLVKQGGRDALDHFFHQIARPTASS
- a CDS encoding acyl-CoA dehydrogenase family protein translates to MISFGPTEEQELVRNTLRDFAAQVLRPAARAADEASELPAGFLDQVWELGLTATQLPSAVGGGGEARAPITNALILEELAHGDAALAVAAAAPSAFAFAIADHGTADQKQRLLPRFCGPKFAAGAVAWIEPSPVFDPLALATVAEQKGDKFVLSGKKRFVVMGDRAEELLVVARNTSAAKSGFTALEAFIVPRTAAGVAIGEREKLLGMKALPAVSLTLDKVELPAASRLGGERGCDARRLLASGRAASAALLTGLSRAVMEYAIPYAKDRHAFGEAIAQKQAIAFTLADMRIETDAMRFLGWKAASALERGVDATREAAQAFAYDAEKAVKIADEGVQVLGGHGFIREHPVEMWYRHARTLSVLDTVAAL
- a CDS encoding sulfotransferase; this translates as MSASPEPHGTLEVALDHARQLMKSDLASAAEQAAEILRVVPQQPQAELILACARRGLGDAKGALEVLGPLTDREPRLAAAHYEHGLALGMAGQGEAAVRALECAVALDPRITDAWRALGDHRSALGDDAGADAAYMKHVQAATRDPRLLEAAAALVENKLPVAEMLLREHLKRRPTDMPAIRMFAEVASRLSRYGDAEKLLTRCLELAPSFTQARMNLAFVLNRAGKPAEALAQVEHLLRSDRRNPAYRNLKAGILARLGEADAAADLYAGVLAEYDGHPKMWMSYGHALKTAGRQQDAIAAYRRAVSIAPDLGEVWFSLANLKTVRFGAEDVAAMEREAARAELGIEDRLHLDFALGKAYEDARQFELAFEHYERGNALRRTLIRYDARETTALVKRSKQFFTLELFDELAGVGCPAPDPIFIVGLPRAGSTLLEQILASHPLVEGTQELPDIIQMARELGGKRSHAGTSKYPEILEDLEPDALRELGERYLRQTRVQRKTDRPFFIDKMPNNWAHVGFIQLILPNAKIVDARRHPLACCFSGFKQHFARGQHFTYSLEDIGRYYRDYVEWMAHVDQVLPGRVHRVIYERMVDEFEPEVRRLLDACALPFDARCLRFHETERAVRTASSEQVRRPIYSEGKDQWRNFAEYLGPLERTLGPVLSAYPATPYDGFGVRLTTRLNEWRNR